One genomic window of Punica granatum isolate Tunisia-2019 chromosome 1, ASM765513v2, whole genome shotgun sequence includes the following:
- the LOC116193862 gene encoding boron transporter 4-like: MNVPALRLPEQLEQQCICLVSRPTDSEAQNFSEMESIKSPFRGIAVDFRGRVSCYKEDWISGLHSGIGILAPTAYIFFASALPVIAFGEQLSRDTDGSLSAVETLASTAICGIIHAIFGGQPLLILGVAEPTIIMYTYLYNFAKGREDLGQDLYMAWAGWVCVWTALMLFLLAIFNACDIINRFTRVAGELFGMLITVLFIQEAIKGVVSEFKVPEAEDLNLEKYQFQWLYTNGLLGIIFTFGLLYTALKSRKARSWLYGTGSLRSFTADYGVPLMVIAWTALSFSMPSKVASGVPRRLYSPLLWDSASYHHWTVIKDMSRVPPTYILAAFIPALMIAGLYFFDHSVASQLAQQKEFNLKKPTAYHYDILILGFMTLLCGLVGLPPSNGVLPQSPMHTKSLATLKRQFIRRKMVKSVKESIKQKASNSEIYDKMQDVFIEIEDTPVTSPLVKELEDLKEAVTKSEKDQAEKVTSDPTIHIDDHLPVRVNEQRVSNLLQSLLVAASVCAIPVIKLIPTSVLWGYFAYMAIDSLPGNQLWERMLFVFITPARRYKVFERAHASFIESVPFKYIAAFTLLQFVYLLLCFGITWIPIAGILFPLPFFILIAIRQHGLPRLFSPYHLQELDAAEYEEIARTPELSLSLSHRENEAPELGGMEGRMQVCDAETLDELTTSRGELKVRTSSFSEHRSDHQVRPEEIVPED, encoded by the exons ATGAATGTCCCTGCCCTTCGTCTTCCTGAACAACTTGAACAACAGTGCATTTGCCTTGTTTCCCGCCCAACAGATTCTGAGGCCCAGAACTTTTCAG AGATGGAGAGCATCAAATCTCCATTTCGAGGAATAGCGGTGGATTTCAGAGGTCGAGTGTCGTGCTACAAGGAAGATTGGATCTCGGGTCTTCATTCAGGAATTGG GATTTTGGCCCCAACagcatatattttctttgcCTCTGCACTCCCAGTTATTGCCTTCGGTGAGCAGCTCAGTAGAGATACAG ATGGAAGCTTGAGTGCTGTTGAAACATTGGCATCTACCGCCATATGTGGCATCATACACGCCATATTCGGTGGACAGCCACTTCTAATACTCGGAGTTGCAGAACCCACCATCATCATGTACACTTATCTTTACAACTTTGCCAAAGGAAGGGAGGACTTGGGGCAGGACCTATACATGGCTTGGGCAGGATG GGTGTGCGTTTGGACTGCTCTGATGCTATTTTTGCTTGCAATATTCAATGCCTGTGACATAATCAACCGATTCACAAGAGTTGCGGGAGAGCTTTTCGGGATGTTGATCACTGTACTCTTTATTCAAGAGGCCATCAAG GGAGTCGTGAGCGAGTTTAAGGTCCCTGAAGCCGAAGACCTGAACCTGGAGAAGTATCAGTTCCAGTGGCTTTACACAAATGGACTCTTAGGGATAATATTCACCTTTGGCCTTCTTTACACTGCCTTGAAGAGCAGGAAGGCGAGATCTTGGTTATATGGAACAG GTAGCCTCAGAAGCTTCACTGCAGATTACGGGGTACCGCTAATGGTAATAGCTTGGACAGCGCTTTCCTTTAGCATGCCCAGTAAAGTTGCTTCTGGTGTTCCGCGGAGGCTGTATAGCCCGTTGCTGTGGGATTCTGCTTCATATCACCATTGGACTGTGATTAAA gatATGAGCAGGGTCCCACCAACATATATCTTGGCGGCCTTCATTCCTGCTTTGATGATCGCTGGGCTCTACTTCTTCGACCACAGCGTGGCGTCGCAGCTAGCACAACAGAAGGAGTTCAATCTGAAGAAGCCGACTGCTTATCACTATGATATCTTAATCCTTGGATTCATG ACTTTGCTTTGCGGGTTGGTTGGGTTGCCCCCATCGAATGGTGTCCTCCCGCAGTCTCCCATGCACACTAAGAGCCTTGCAACTCTAAAGAGGCAG tTTATTAGAAGGAAAATGGTAAAGAGCGTGAAGGAGAGTATTAAGCAGAAAGCTAGCAACTCGGAGATATATGACAAGATGCAAGATGTTTTCATAGAGATCGAAGACACTCCTGTT ACTTCTCCTCTAGTTAAGGAGCTAGAAGATCTGAAGGAGGCAGTTACCAAATCCGAAAAGGACCAAGCAGAAAAAGTAACATCTGATCCCACGATTCACATAGATGACCACTTGCCTGTTCGAGTGAATGAGCAAAGAGTGAGCAATCTGCTGCAGTCGCTCCTGGTGGCAGCATCTGTATGTGCTATCCCAGTCATTAAGCTCATCCCAACATCAGTTCTCTGGGGATATTTTGCTTATATGGCAATCGACAGCCTCCCCGGAAACCAATTATGGGAACGTATGCTCTTTGTCTTCATCACTCCTGCACGTCGCTACAA GGTGTTCGAGCGAGCGCATGCCTCGTTCATTGAATCAGTGCCTTTCAAGTACATAGCAGCATTCACACTACTCCAGTTCGTGTACTTGCTCCTGTGCTTCGGGATCACGTGGATTCCAATCGCAGGAATCCTATTCCCCCTCCCATTCTTCATCCTCATAGCCATAAGGCAGCATGGGCTGCCCAGGCTATTCTCTCCCTACCATCTTCAGGAATTGGACGCTGCCGAATATGAAGAGATAGCAAGGACCCCAGAACTCTCCCTCAGCCTATCTCATCGA GAGAATGAGGCGCCTGAATTGGGCGGTATGGAAGGCAGGATGCAAGTTTGTGATGCCGAGACTTTGGATGAGCTTACAACAAGCAGAGGAGAGCTGAAGGTTAGGACTTCGAGCTTCAGCGAGCACAGAAGTGACCAC CAGGTGCGCCCTGAAGAAATCGTCCCCGAAGATTAA